The genomic interval GGCGTTCGCGGCAGTTGTGGGGCCGTTGATCGAAGTACCAGTTATGATAAGCCTAGTAAACGTCGCGCTCTGGAGCAGAGCTAAGTTATTTCCTACAAAGAAACATGTCGTCGTATAGGTGGCATGTAAGAAGATATGTCCAAGCAACCTGCACAACAACAAGATCACCAACACATTCTCTTTGTGTGCGTTGGAAACTCTGGGCGAAGCCAGATGGCTGAGGCTTTTGCTAAGAAACGAGGTTTGTCAGCGTCTAGTGCGGGAGCAGTACCGAAGGAGAGAGTGAACCCTGCAGTTGTGCAGCTGATGCAGGAGAAAGGGATAGACATCTCGTCAAACAAGCCAAAGATGCTCACCGCTGAAATGATTAATGAGGCAAGCATAGTCATCACGATGGGTTGCTCAGTGGAAGCGGCTTGTCCAAGACCGATGCTAGCTGTGATGCAGAAGAAACTAGTTGACTGGAATCTTGAAGACCCTGAAGGTAAATCGGTAGAGGAAATAAGAAGCATCAGAGATGAGGTAGAGCGAAGAGTTGCTGAGCTGAGTTATCAGCAAAGAAGTAGACGAAGCAGAGGATAGCTAGCGTCTTCAGATTTGTACGGTTTGTTCTTTTTCCGATTCTGTTCCATTATCGGTGGATCACTCAGAGTGATAGAGCATACATCACCCGAAGATGGAACAGGCGTGAAAAATGAAATAGAACATATATATAATCTAGAAAAGCAGGGTTTGAAGAATTGTTCAAGCGAGCGATTTCCATTTTCTTATTGGCACTCTTCTTGTCGGCGACCCCTCTGGATGTTTTGGCTTATGCTGCTTCGGATGTTACGTTGAGCGGCGATCCTGCTGTGATTCAGGTAAGTATGCCTGAAGTCGTTGACAATATTCGAGCTTTTCCAGTTGATGTAAAGATTAACGACCAGTCTATACGGAGTAAGGCGAATCATTTTCAAGTAGCTACTGGCGATGAGGGTGGTCCTGCTTCAAACTTCCCATTTAGGCCGAATCGTACTCTCAGCGTAGTCCAAAACTACAATGGAGAAAATCTTGTTCACCTTTCATATCGCGCACGAACTAATGATTTTAAAAGTAAAATGAGCTGGATTCAAATCAAATTCTATTCAGTCAAATTCTTGGGGAATCTCAAGACCTATAACTCGACCGCTTTTGGCATGACAGTAACGACCCTCCCCGGCGTGGAATC from Nitrososphaerota archaeon carries:
- a CDS encoding arsenate reductase ArsC, whose protein sequence is MSKQPAQQQDHQHILFVCVGNSGRSQMAEAFAKKRGLSASSAGAVPKERVNPAVVQLMQEKGIDISSNKPKMLTAEMINEASIVITMGCSVEAACPRPMLAVMQKKLVDWNLEDPEGKSVEEIRSIRDEVERRVAELSYQQRSRRSRG